The DNA sequence AAAAATGTAGCTGTAGTTCCTGGTGTTGGTTTTGGTAGCGAGGGTTATTTCAGATTCTCATTTGCTACTGATATCGATTCAATTAGAAAAGGTATTGCACGTATTGCCGAATACGTTGCAGAATTAAAAGCGTAATTTTTCATCTCTTAGGTTGTCTGTTTATCTCTAAACAGACTTTCCTAGGATTATTCCTTATCAAATCCATCAACTACAATAGCCCCCATTGATGCAGGCATAGTGATTAGAATCAATCGTTTGATAGCTATTAGAGGCTCATCAATAAATGGAAACTTATTCAAAGCCAATAACACTAAAGCAACCACTAAAGCTGCTATAAAATAAGCAATGACAATTCGACTCACAAAAATAGTGTAGCGCTTTGATATCATCCCCTGAAAAACACTATAGTAAGCATAAATACCCAAAAATGTTATTGATAAAGTAAAAACAATTAACAGGTTGAAAAGTGGTAGTGTCTCTCCCATTCTCCAAGCCTCTTCAGAAAAAGAGATAGGAACTGCAAGAGCAAATGCTCCAATAGCAATTTGACTAATATCTTCAGAATTAATACTAAGATTCATGCCTACTTCCCTTTCTCGAATTTAGAAAACAAAAATGCCGAAATACTCAAAATGACATATATTGATAATATAAAATATATCTGATGTATATCTGTGGTATATTCATAATAAAATATCAATAGAGTCCCAAAAAACAAACTTACTAATGCAACTAAAATGATAATAGCATTTGCCTGTGTTTTATCCTTTATTTTAAAGTTTGCATATGCCATTAAGATAGATACCAATAAAAAAGTGATACTTCCAAACTCTAAAATAACTTCTAAATTACCGACTAAAATCAATAAAAATGCCAAAGAAGCCATAGTGATGATTGCATAAACAGGGATAGAGTTTTTTCTTTTTGATAAAAATGATGGAAAATAACCGTCACTGGAAATCACGGCAATCTGTCTTGAAGCGCCAAAAAGAGTTCCGCTGATAGCACTGCTCGTTGCGAGTACAGCACCCAGAATCACTACTTCCGAGCCAATATGTCCTAAAATATTATCTGCCCCTGCGGCCAATGCATATTCTTGATTTGCAATGATATCTTTAAAAGGGATTGCAAAAATAGCACCCACAGATATCACTACATAGATTAAGACCGCAAGCAGTATTGCACTGTATATTGCTCTTGGTATATTTATTTGCGGTTTTTCCATCTCATTGACAGCATTTATAACAAGTTCAAACCCTTCATATGCAACGAAAGTAATAGATGAGACTATTAATATTGCAAAAAGTGTTGTATTTTTAGAATCTTCAAGCAATGTTGGCAAAGAAATACTAGAGTGATTTATGAGTGTAAAAGAGATAACCACTAATATGACTAACTTTGTATACACCATAATATCTTCAGCCTTCCCCATTCCTTTGACACTCCATATATTTATCAAAGAAAACAGAAGTATTACTAACATAGCTATTGCTTTTCTAATGATTTCATTATTACCAAATTCAAAGCCACTTATTGCATACGATGAAAATGTATATGCATATAAAGAGAGTGTTGATATATAACCAAAGACTACCCACCAACCTATCAAAGATGCTACAAAGGGTGAAGAGGAAAAAGTTTTTTTCAAAAAAGAGTATGCAGCACCTTCATCTTTGTAATAAAGACCAAGTTTAACATATGAATATGCAGAAAATAAGGCGAAAACACCCCCTATTATAATTGCAATAGGCGTATAAACACCAATCATCGAAACAGATATACCAAGTATTGTGAAGATTCCACCTCCAACCATACCGCCCAGAGCTATGGCGATAAGTTCAAGAAGGGAAAGTTCTTTGCCTCTAACTCTGTGTATCAATTATTTGAGAGCTTTTAAAGCTTCTATAACTTCATCTATATTTTCTAGTGGAAGATGTACTTTCCATTCCGGATTATCAGGGTTACCGTCAAGAGAAATACCTATGCTAGCAACTGTAGCACTCCCAGGACCATAAGGTTCATTGATTTTTGTAACAGAAATTACACCTTTATTTGTTCCGCTTAGAGTAATTGTTGTAGACATTCTATGCCTCCTATAAAGAGTTATAGAATTAGTTTAGCTAATAATCTATTTACTTTTTAGAAGACGAGAAAGTATCCCTTGAAGTTTAAGCCAAAGTTTGTGATCCATAAGTGGGAAACCGGCAAAAGTTTTACCACTCTCTGTAATTGTTTTTGTAACACCACTACGTGCTGCAAAAGTATTAAAATCACCTGTATGAAGATGCCCTGCTATACCGCTCTGTGCACCAAATACATTGTTTCTACCTACAATAGATGAGCCTGCCATACCTGTTTGTGCAGCAAATACACTTCCCTCACCTATTTCACAGTTGTGTGCAACTTGAATTAAGTTATCAAGTCTTGCACCTTTTTTAATTGTAGTTGAACCAAAAACAGCTCTATCAATCGTAACGTTTGCACCAATCTCAACATCATCTTCAATCAATACATTACCGTTATGATAGATCTTTTTATGCTGACCCAATCTATTTGATGCGAAACCAAAACCGTCACTTCCGATTACTGTTCCTGCATGAATAATACACTCAGATCCAATTTTACAGTCTCTGTATACCACTACATTTGGATAAAGGATAGTATTATCACCAATCTCAGAGCCTGAGCCTACATATACTCCAGCCATAATTGTACAGTTCTTACCAATCTTTGCACCGTTTGCAATCTCAGCTTTAGCAGATACTTCTGTACCCTCACCTATAACGGCTTTAGGTACATTTTTATCTTCAATAGCTGCCGAGAAATATTTTGACAATACTGCCATTTGCCAGTAAGTATCTTCAACAACCAATGCTACACTTGATGAAGGAACAAACTCTTTTGTTTTTTCATTGACGATAATAGCAGCAGCATGTGAATCTGCCATATCTTTTACATACTTAGCATTTGAAATAAAAGAAAGTTGCTCTGCTGTAGCATCTTTAAGTGTATTCATAGAGCTGATCTCTTTATCAGCTCCAGAAAATTCAGCACCAATTATTTGTGCAATTTCACTTAATTTCATACTATCTCTCTAGTGCTACCGCACCGCTTCTTACGATCTCTTTTGGATTATATCTTTTCATAGAGTTTAAGAAGTTGTCAATTCTTTTTGGCTCGTCTGCTACCATAACTATTACAGAGCTCTCACCTGCATTTACAATCTTGCCGTTATACGCTTCACAAATTGTATTGATATCACTTAAATTTTCAGTGATATCAAATTTTACTAAAGCCATCTCTTTTTCAACCATATCTTCATGTTCATATACACGTAATACAGGAATAAGTTTATGAAGTTGCTTTGTTATTTGCTCCATAACCTTTACAGAACCCAAAGTTGCAATCGTTAAACGAGAATATTTCGTGTCTGGAATCGGTGCAACAGTCAATGATGTTATGTTATATCCACGACCAGAGAAAAGGTCCGTAATACGAGATAAAACACTTGCTTCGTTAACTACGATAACTGAGATTACTCTCCTTGCATTATCAGTCGTCATTACTTATCCTCCTTTTTCTCTAGTAACATCATATTAAATAAACTTCCACCTGCCGGAACCATTGGAAGTACGTTCTCAAATCTTTCAACAACTACATCAATAAATGCAACAACATTTTTCTCAACAGCATCTTTAAGTGCTGCATCAAAATCTTCTTTTGTACTTACTCTATATCCAATACCGCCAAATGCTTCTGCAAGCTTTACAAAGTCAGGCTGCATAGAAAGGTCTGTTTCAGAGTGGCGTTTGTCGTAAAAAAGAGTTTGCCACTGACGAACCATCCCTAAGAAGTTGTTATTTAAGATAATATTGATAACCGGTAATTTTTTCTCAACTGCCGTCATTAACTCTTGAACATTCATCAAAATTGAACCATCACCTGTAAAGTTAATACTTACTTTCTCAGGTGCTGCCGCTTTAACACCCATAGCTGCAGGGAAACCGAATCCCATAGTACCAAGACCCCCTGAACTTACGAACTGACGAGGTCTTGTAAATGGATAAAACTGTGCTGCCCACATTTGGTGCTGTCCAACATCCGTAGAGATATTTGCATCGTCACCAAGAAGTTCACCAACTCTTTTTACAACCCATTGCGGTTTAATTCTTTCACTGTCTTCATGAAATGTAAGTGGATGCAGGGCATCAAAGTTCTCAATTGTCTCTCTCCAAGATTCATATCTTGAACCGTCTACACAATCAGCAAGAGTCAGCATCTCATTTACAACAGATTTTACATCACCAACGATCGGATAATCTGCATTTACAAGTTTAGAGATACTTGCGGGGTCAATATCTACATGGATAATTGCCGCATTTTTTGCAAATTCAGAAAGTTTTCCAGTTACACGGTCATCAAATCTAGCTCCCAGTGCGATAACAAGGTCTGTTTCACTCATTGCCATATTTGAAGCATAAGAACCGTGCATACCAAGCATACCGATTAAGTACTTGTCATCATGTGATAATGTTCCACGAGCCATAAAAGTCTCAACTGCAGGGATTTGTGTTTTGTGAATTAAATCTCTTACATCATACGCTGCATTTGAGTTGATAATACCACCACCAAGATAGAAAAGTGGACGCTTTGCTGCTGCAATTGCCTCCATCGCTTTTTTAATCTGACGAGGATTTCCTTTCGTTGTCGGCTTATATGTTTCAAGTTCTAATTCAATATCATAATTAAACTCTTCAATTTGAGCCGTAACATCTTTAGGGATATCAACATGAACGGGACCTGGACGACCTGAAGATGCAATATAAAATGCTTCTTTAAGAATACGTGGAAGGTCTTTCGCATCAGTAACCAAATAATTGTGTTTTGTACAAGAACGACTAATTCCGACAGCATCAATCTCTTGAAATGCATCTGTTCCTATTAAACTCATAGGTACTTGCCCAGAGATAACAACTAAAGGAATTGAATCCATATATGCATCAGCTAAACCTGTTACTGCATTTGTAAAACCAGGACCACTTGTAATCATTGCGACGCCGACTTTTCCGCTAGCTTTTGAATATCCTTCTGCAGCGTGTACCGCTGCTTGTTCATGACGAGTTAAGATATGGTGAAACTTATCTTGTTTATATATCTCATCATAGACATTCATTATCGCTCCACCAGGGTAGCCAAAAACCGTCTCTACACCTTCGGCGATTAGTGCTTCGATAACCATCTGTGCGCCACTAATTTGCATGAAAAGTCTCCTAATTTTTATATATTTATGTAAAAGTTTTGGATTATACTTAAATGAAGCTATATTTTAAGTTAAATATCTACTCTAAAATAGATTTTACAATCATTGAAGGTCTCCAAAGTGAAAGAGAGTTCTTTGGAAGCAATTCCATGTTGAGTTTTGTATCAGGATATTGTTCTTTAAATGTTTCATAAAAATTATCGATTTGATCCGTTTCACCAAATAAAGACAGATAATTTTTAATCCCTTTTTCAATACTGATTTTTTCTATTTTTGTATTTATTGCATTTTCAAGTTGAGAGATATAACACCATGAAAAAATTGTTGCAAGAGACATATATTTAGAGCTTATTGCAAGATATTTTTCAAGTACTTTTCTAACACCGATCACATCACCGTTTACTGCATACGTATTTGCAGTACTCAAGTCTTCATTCCACTGGTTCTGAAGTTGTTGCCCTTCTCGTGTTTCCTGTAGTTCTTCATATACAGTCATGGCATCGTAAGCATCTGCCATATTATTTGATTTTATTGCAAGATAGAATTTCTGTCTTACCTCTACTTCTTTAATAGTACTTACAGCCTCATCTTTAAAATCATCAAAGTCTTTTAAAATTGTTAAAAACTTTGTTGCATCATGCAGTTCACCTTTTTGCAGAGCTGCTTGCGATTTAAAATAAAGATTATCAGCAAAACTCATTAATGTCGTATATTCAGGTAGTTCTGTTAAAAATGGATTTTGTTTAATAAGCTGCATAGCCATTTTAAAATCTTTTTTAGAGATAGATTCCCTAAAACGCATATATATATTAGACTTTGTAAAGAGTTCTTGAATAAATTTTGTTTTTTCGCTGATCCCTCTATATGGGATTAACAAATCTTTAGCTGCCTGAGTTGTTTTTGGATTTAACATCATTTTTTGTGCTTTTGCAAATGATGTTTTCCATTTTGCTTCAAGTGCTTTATAGAGCTTAGTATTTTTGTATACAGGACAAGCATTTGCTAGAGAATAAGCAAGTGCCAATTTTCCACTTTTTGCAAGCTCTATAAATTTAGGATACTGAGAATAATCTTGAAATAATTTTTGAATCAATTTATTTTTTGACGGTATGTCCTTAAATTGACTCAACAATAATTGCGCTTTATTTGTATCACCGCTTTCTAGTGCTATTTGAGCTTTTTCTAAACTTCTTTCCCATAAATTTGAAACCAGATCATATACATTCGTGTATTTTAATAAAGGATTTTTTTCTGTACGCTCTTGTATCTCTTCAAACTGTTTATTTTGTAAAAATGTTTTGATCTCTTCAAGCCCTTCAAAAATATCATAATAGATTAAGAAGCCGTCTTCTGTCCCTAAAATAAGGTGATTGTTTACTCCATCAAACTCCATAGCCGTTATAGGTGAACTTATTTTTACAAAACGTGTAGTAATCGGTTCATAAGTTTCCAAATCATAAACAAGTACATATCCTAGATGTGTACCTAAAAACAGGAATCTTTCATCATCACTAATTACCATTTGACGAACTTCATCATGAATCCCCTGTAATCTTGTTATCACTTTAGAGGTATGAATATCCCAAATAATAGCTTTAGCATCTCTATCAATACTAATAAGTTTATTTTTTTGAAAAAATTTGATTTTCATGATAGGTGCAGCATGCGCTTTTAGCCTATCTTTTGGTGTCATAGTTACAATATTGTACACAGAAATTTTTCTATCAAAACTTGCTGTAGCCACCCAATTGGCATTTTTTGAAAAAGCGATATCATTGATGGTATCTATGTGCGAAGGAAGTGTAAACATTAACTTACCGCTTTTTACATCAATGGCAAAAACTTTTCCGTCATCACCGCCTGAAAGCATGAACCTGTTAAGAGGATCAATGGCTACACACGAAGCTTCTCCATGATGTCTGTCTACTTTTGAAATTAGCTTTTTTGTTTTTGCATTAAAAAGTCTTGATTCTTTTGCATCTTCAGATAAACTTGCCAGGTAATATTTGTCATTACTAAAAGCAACTACACTTGTTTTATAAGTTTTATGTTTAATTCCCGCTTTAAAACCATCTTTTAGTGTTAGGTCACTGTTATCTAAAAATCTAATAGTAGTTTCATCATCTACTACTAAAAGAGTATTATCCTCTGTATACATTTTTAACATTATTACAGGTTTTGCAATACTCTTACTTTTGATAACTTGCATAATTTATCTTATATACCCTTCTGACTTTAACGCATCATAAATCTCATCTTGATGCTCTTTACCTTTAGTTTCTATATGAACAGTTACGTTTGCATCACCATAGTCAAGTGATACAGATGTTCTGTCATATGCAATATGAACTATATTGGCATTTAGGTCTCTTAAGATCTCTGTAAAACGCATTAATGAACCCGGTTTATCAACCAGTGTAACAGTCAAGTTCATTTTACGATGTGATTTAATAAGACCTTTTTCAATGATCACAGAAAGCAGCGTAACATCCATATTACCGCCGCTGAGCACTACTGCTACGTTTTTATCTTTTATATTTTCAACTTTATTATGTAAAAGTGCTGCAATTCCTACTGCTCCTGCACCTTCAACAACAAGTTTTTGCTTCTCTAAAAGATATAAAATAGCACTAGCAATCTCTTCATCATCCACACTGAGCACTTCATCAACATATTGTAATGCATACTCAAGTGTAATTTTTGATGTGTCACGAACAGCTATACCATCGGCAATTGTACGAACTTTTGTAGTATCTACTGCTCTTTTTAGCTCAAAAGAGTTTTTAAAAGCAGGTGCACCGCTTGCACTTACTCCTATCACTCTTGTCTTTGGAGAAAGTGCCTTAACAGCTGCAGCAATTCCGGCAATAAGTCCGCCACCGCCAATTGGCACAATTACAGCATCTAAAGAATCACAGTTGTCTAATATCTCTAAACCTACCGTTCCCTGTCCTGCTATTACATCTTCATCTTCAAACGGATGAACAAAAGTCAGATCATTTTTTTGTGCATAATCGATTGCATAACCATATGCTT is a window from the Sulfurimonas sp. C5 genome containing:
- a CDS encoding DUF2391 family protein, coding for MNLSINSEDISQIAIGAFALAVPISFSEEAWRMGETLPLFNLLIVFTLSITFLGIYAYYSVFQGMISKRYTIFVSRIVIAYFIAALVVALVLLALNKFPFIDEPLIAIKRLILITMPASMGAIVVDGFDKE
- a CDS encoding APC family permease produces the protein MIHRVRGKELSLLELIAIALGGMVGGGIFTILGISVSMIGVYTPIAIIIGGVFALFSAYSYVKLGLYYKDEGAAYSFLKKTFSSSPFVASLIGWWVVFGYISTLSLYAYTFSSYAISGFEFGNNEIIRKAIAMLVILLFSLINIWSVKGMGKAEDIMVYTKLVILVVISFTLINHSSISLPTLLEDSKNTTLFAILIVSSITFVAYEGFELVINAVNEMEKPQINIPRAIYSAILLAVLIYVVISVGAIFAIPFKDIIANQEYALAAGADNILGHIGSEVVILGAVLATSSAISGTLFGASRQIAVISSDGYFPSFLSKRKNSIPVYAIITMASLAFLLILVGNLEVILEFGSITFLLVSILMAYANFKIKDKTQANAIIILVALVSLFFGTLLIFYYEYTTDIHQIYFILSIYVILSISAFLFSKFEKGK
- the lpxD gene encoding UDP-3-O-(3-hydroxymyristoyl)glucosamine N-acyltransferase — encoded protein: MKLSEIAQIIGAEFSGADKEISSMNTLKDATAEQLSFISNAKYVKDMADSHAAAIIVNEKTKEFVPSSSVALVVEDTYWQMAVLSKYFSAAIEDKNVPKAVIGEGTEVSAKAEIANGAKIGKNCTIMAGVYVGSGSEIGDNTILYPNVVVYRDCKIGSECIIHAGTVIGSDGFGFASNRLGQHKKIYHNGNVLIEDDVEIGANVTIDRAVFGSTTIKKGARLDNLIQVAHNCEIGEGSVFAAQTGMAGSSIVGRNNVFGAQSGIAGHLHTGDFNTFAARSGVTKTITESGKTFAGFPLMDHKLWLKLQGILSRLLKSK
- the ilvN gene encoding acetolactate synthase small subunit, which translates into the protein MTTDNARRVISVIVVNEASVLSRITDLFSGRGYNITSLTVAPIPDTKYSRLTIATLGSVKVMEQITKQLHKLIPVLRVYEHEDMVEKEMALVKFDITENLSDINTICEAYNGKIVNAGESSVIVMVADEPKRIDNFLNSMKRYNPKEIVRSGAVALER
- a CDS encoding acetolactate synthase large subunit; translated protein: MQISGAQMVIEALIAEGVETVFGYPGGAIMNVYDEIYKQDKFHHILTRHEQAAVHAAEGYSKASGKVGVAMITSGPGFTNAVTGLADAYMDSIPLVVISGQVPMSLIGTDAFQEIDAVGISRSCTKHNYLVTDAKDLPRILKEAFYIASSGRPGPVHVDIPKDVTAQIEEFNYDIELELETYKPTTKGNPRQIKKAMEAIAAAKRPLFYLGGGIINSNAAYDVRDLIHKTQIPAVETFMARGTLSHDDKYLIGMLGMHGSYASNMAMSETDLVIALGARFDDRVTGKLSEFAKNAAIIHVDIDPASISKLVNADYPIVGDVKSVVNEMLTLADCVDGSRYESWRETIENFDALHPLTFHEDSERIKPQWVVKRVGELLGDDANISTDVGQHQMWAAQFYPFTRPRQFVSSGGLGTMGFGFPAAMGVKAAAPEKVSINFTGDGSILMNVQELMTAVEKKLPVINIILNNNFLGMVRQWQTLFYDKRHSETDLSMQPDFVKLAEAFGGIGYRVSTKEDFDAALKDAVEKNVVAFIDVVVERFENVLPMVPAGGSLFNMMLLEKKEDK
- the ilvA gene encoding threonine ammonia-lyase, translated to MVNLETIKQAGKRIEGVVVKTPLAKAPYLSELTSANVFLKKENLQITGAFKIRGAYNKIASLSDAERAKGVIAASAGNHAQGVALSASRFGIKAVIVMPESTPLTKVNGVKHYGAEVVLFGSNYDEAYGYAIDYAQKNDLTFVHPFEDEDVIAGQGTVGLEILDNCDSLDAVIVPIGGGGLIAGIAAAVKALSPKTRVIGVSASGAPAFKNSFELKRAVDTTKVRTIADGIAVRDTSKITLEYALQYVDEVLSVDDEEIASAILYLLEKQKLVVEGAGAVGIAALLHNKVENIKDKNVAVVLSGGNMDVTLLSVIIEKGLIKSHRKMNLTVTLVDKPGSLMRFTEILRDLNANIVHIAYDRTSVSLDYGDANVTVHIETKGKEHQDEIYDALKSEGYIR